In one Methylocaldum szegediense genomic region, the following are encoded:
- the tssJ gene encoding type VI secretion system lipoprotein TssJ: MRVAILFLGFLTFLVLAGCASDEPKPTPLPPTIVQLRIEASPGINLDGEGRPSPLLLRVYQLRQTAAFNGADFFALYQNEQSVLGGDVAGKEEFILRPGEKRELSFEAKPEVAAIGVFGAYRNLDSAQWRASTAIPPNTTSIVKLRVSGDRLDLRPPEATDEAPVE; encoded by the coding sequence ATGCGCGTAGCCATACTTTTCCTCGGCTTTTTGACTTTCCTAGTTCTCGCGGGCTGTGCGTCGGACGAACCGAAACCGACGCCGCTACCGCCGACCATTGTACAGTTGCGAATTGAGGCATCGCCCGGCATCAACCTCGACGGGGAAGGCCGTCCCTCGCCCTTGTTGCTTCGCGTCTATCAACTGCGGCAGACAGCCGCCTTCAACGGTGCCGATTTTTTCGCGCTTTATCAGAACGAACAGAGCGTTCTCGGCGGTGATGTCGCAGGCAAAGAGGAATTCATCCTGCGTCCCGGCGAAAAACGCGAGCTTTCGTTCGAAGCGAAACCCGAGGTAGCGGCGATCGGAGTATTTGGCGCTTACCGCAATCTCGATTCGGCTCAATGGCGGGCCTCGACTGCAATTCCCCCGAACACGACCAGCATAGTCAAACTCCGCGTCAGCGGCGACCGGCTCGATTTGCGACCTCCCGAAGCGACCGATGAGGCGCCTGTCGAATAG